GAGCGCGTAGTCGGTGGCCGGCCGCGGTCCTTGAGCCCAGCGGTAGATCATGTTGAACACCGGCACCCCGAGGAAGCCGCCGAAGACGAAGTTCAGGACCGTGGCGGTCACCGCCAGCTCCTGGGACCGCAGGGCGGAGGCCGCCGCCATCAGGCCGCCGGCGGCGAGCACCCCGAGGCCGCCGAACGCGACGAGCCGCACGGTGCCGAAGCGGGCCGCCAGGCCGCCGGCCACCAGCGCCATGACGAGGTTGACCCCGGGCAGGACGGTGCCGGTCAGCGCCCCGACCCGGGCCAGCGGCACCCCGAGATCGAGGAGTGCCAGGGTGTTGGGCCCGGCGATGAGGTAGGCGGCGGCGAAGTAGGCGCCGAGCGCGGCGATGCGGCCGGCGAGCACCCGCAGGCGGGCGAGCGAGCCGGACCAGCGCTCCGGCACGCCGCCGAGCCCCTGACGCCGCGCCTCCGGATAGGCGAGGATCGGCACGAGGCAGAGCGCGTCGAGGGCCGCGCAGGCGAGCACCGCCGCCTTCCAGCCGAGGGCGTCGTAGGAGCCGACCAGCACCCCGACCCCCAGGATGCCGCCGAGCGAGGCGCCGCAGAGCTTGGCCGAGGCGACGAAGGCCCGCCGCTCCGGCGGCACCGTCTCGACCACCAGGGCCTCGAGCGCGATGTCCATGGTGGCGGCGCAGGCGCAGATCGCGACGGCGAGCGCCAGCAGGGCCGCGAGCGGCCAGTGCTCGCCGAGGCTGAGGACCGCCAGCAGCGCGACCGTGGACCCTTGCGCCGCGACGATCCAGCCGAGGCGCCGGCCGAGGAACGGCAGCCGCACCCGGTCGAGGAGGGCGGCCCACAGGAAGGTCAGGCCGACCGGCAGGTTGATGAGCTGCAGGAGCCCGACCTCGGCGAGGTCGAGCCCGCGCGCCCGCAGGATCAGCGGCGCCCCGCCGGCCAGGAAGCCGAGCGTGGCCCCGAAGGTCACGTAGAGGCAGAAGAAGGGGCCGAGCGGGCGCAGGGCGGCGAGGACGCCCCGCGTCTCGCGGATCGCGAGGGAGGACGTCACCGGACGGCGGATCCCGCGGCCGTCGTCCGGAGGGGGGCGTAGTTTGGAATGAGACTAATTCTTCTTTGGTTCCAGTGACTTGCAGATTACGAGGACGGGGCGCGGCCCGCAAGGGCGGCGCATTCGCCCGCGCTCCCCGCCCTCACGGCTCCCGGATGCCCTCGTCGGCCACCTGCATCAGCGGGTAGAGGAAGTACGCGATCACCCGCTTCTGCCCGACCCGGACCTCGCCCTGCACCGCCATGCCGGGGATCAGGCCGGCGCCCTGGGGCAGGGCGCGGAGCGCCGTGTCGTCGAGGCTGATGCGGGCGCGGTAGAACAGGGCGGGCGGCTGGCCCGGCCCGGGATTGCCGCGCCCCTCCGCGTCGGACGGGAAGGCGTCGCGGCTCACGGTGCGGACATGGCCCGAGAGGGTGCCGTGCTTCTGGAACGGGAAGGCGTCGAGCTTCACCCGGGCGGTCTGGCCGCTGGCGACGTGGCCGATGTCGCGGGGATGGATCATCACCTCGGCCTCGAGCGGGCTCCCCGCCGGCACCAGGGTGAACAGCGGCTCGGCTTGCTTTGCCACCGAGCCGGCGCCGCGCTGGGCGATGTCGAGGACGATGCCGTCGGCGGGCGCGGTCAGCGTCACGAGCTGGCGCCGGAGGGCCGCCTTGCGCAGCTCCTCCGTGGCCATCGTGCGCTTCTCGCGCGCCTCGGCCAGGGCTTCGAGCACGGTGCGGCCGGTCTCGTCGAGGAAGGCCTGGCGCTGGGCGGTCGCCTTGGCGAGGTCGTGGCGCGCCTCCCCTTGGGCGCCGCGGGTGCGCACCAGCGAGGCCTCGACGTCGAGGCGGGCGTCGCGGGTCTGGAGCAGGTTGAGCTTCGAGCCGATCTGCTGCTCGAGCAGCGTCGTGCGCATCCCCTCGATCTCGCGCAGGCCCTCGAGCCGGGCGAGCAGCACCGTCTCCTCGCGGCGGTTGCGGTCGAGGCTCGTCCGGGCCCGGGCCAGCTCCTCGTCGAGGCCGCGCAGGCGGCTCTCGCGCAGCGCCCTGCGCTGGCGGGCGAGGCGGGATTCGAGCGCCTGCTCGGGTCGGGCCATGTCGAAGGCGACCTCGCGCTCGTCGAACTCGGCCTCGAGGCGCGCCACCAGGGCCTCCGCCGCGGCGAGCCGGGCGGTGAGCTGCTGCACGTCGGCCTCGCTGAAGGTCGGGTCGAGGACGGCGAGCGTCTCGCCGGCCTTGACCGGCTGGCCGACCGCGACGGCGATCGAGCGGATCGCCGCCGTCTCGAGCGGCTGGACGACGATGTGGGGGACCGTGGTGACGAGCCGGCCCCGGGCGCTGGCGATCTCGTCGATCTCCGACAGGCACGCCCACGTCACGCCGGTCGCCAGCAGGGCGGCGACGGCGTAGAGCGTCGCCCGGGCGACGCGGGGCGGCGCCCGCTCCTCGACCGCGAGCGCGTCGGGCTGGAAATCCGAGACGACCGCCGGCCGGCGCCGGGAGGGCAGGATCACGACCTCGCCGCGGGGCGGAGCCTTGGCGGGAGCGGGCTCGGAATCCGGCACGGAGGCCAGCGCCGGCCGGGCGGTCTCGTCGCCGGAGCCTCCGTGGGTCTGGGGGGCGCTCATGCGGCCTGCCTCGTCTGCTGGTTCCACAGGTGGCGGTAGGTCGTGCAGGAGGTCAGCAGCTGGTCGTGGCGCCCGGTCGCGACGAGGCGGCCGCCGTCGATCACCAGGATCGCGTTGGCGTCGACCAGGGTGGCGAGGCGGTGCGACACGATCAGCACCGTGCGGCCCCGGGCGATGCGGCGCAGGTTGCGCCGGATGATCGCTTCGCTGTCGGGATCGAGCGCGCTCGTCGCCTCGTCGAGGATGAGGAGCCGCGGATCGGTCACGAGGGCGCGCGCGATGGCGAGCCGCTGGCGCTGGCCGCCCGAGAGGTTCGAGGCGTTCTCCTCCAGCATCGTCTCGAAGCCGCGCGGCAGGCGCTCGATGAACTCGTCGGCTCCCGCGGCGCGAGCGGCCTCGGCGATCTCCTCGAAGCTCGCCGAGGGCTTGGCCGCCGCGATGTTCTCCCGCACCGTGCCGCGGAACAGGAAGCTGTCCTGGAGCACCACGCCGACCTGGCGGCGCAGGTGCGCGAGGTCGATCTCGCGGATGTCGTGCCCGTCGAGGCGCACCAGCCCCTGCTGGACGGGATAGAGCCGCTGGATCAGCCGGGTGATGGTGGTCTTGCCCGAGCCGCTGCGCCCCACCACCCCGACGATGCTGCCGGCCTCGAGCGTGAAGGACACGGAATCGAGGGCGGGCGGCCGGTCCGGCCCGTAGGCGAAGCGCACGTCCTCGAAGGTGATCTCGCCGCGCACCGGCGGGCACAGGCCGCGGCTCGGGCCCTCGGCCTCGGGTGCCCGGTTCATCACCTCGCCGAGCATCCTGACCGAGAGGGCCACCTCCTGGTACTCGTGCGCCATGGTGAGCATCTGGACGAGCGGCCCGGAGACGCGGCCGGCCAGCATGTTGAAGGCGACGAGCGCGCCCACCGTCATCGAGCGGTCGAACACGTCGAGCGCGCCGAGGCCGATGATCGCCACGGAGGTGAGCTTCTCCAGCAACCCCGTGACGGCCTGCGCGATCGCCGAGATCCGCTCGACGCCGTAGCGCATCTGCACGGCCTGCGCCGAGGAATCCTCCCACTGGCGTCCCTGCAGCGGCTCCATCGCCAGGGACTTGATGGTGCGCATGCCCTGGACCGATTCGACGAGCAGGGCCTGGCGCTCGCCCTCCGCGTCGTAGAGCGCCTGGAGCCGGCGCCGGAACGGCCCGATCAGGGCCAGGATGGTGAGCGCGACGAGGCCCGTGAAGGCCAGCACCACCAGGGTCAGCTTCGGGCTGTAGAGCAGCAGAACGGGAATGAAGACGAGGAGCGAGCAGGCGTCGAGCGCCGTGGTGAGCAGCCGCCCGGTCAGGAACTCGCGCACCCGCGAGGCCTGCTGCATGTGCTTGACCAGGATGCCCGCCGGCACCTGCTCGAAATGGGCGAGCGGCAGGCCGAGGAGGTGGGCGAAGGTCTTCACCGCGACCCGGATGTCGATGCGGTTCGAGGCGTAGAGCAGCAGGTAGCGCCTGAGGAAGGTGAAGCAGGCCTCGAAGACGAGCGCCAGCACCACGCCGCCGGCGAGCACCGTGAGCGTCGCGTAGGATTCGTGGGTCAGCACCCGGTCGATGACGAGCTGGGAGAACAGCGGCACCGCGAGGCCGACGGCGTAGAGCGCGAGCGCCGCCACGATCACGTCGGAGAACAGCCGGCGCTGGCGCAGGATCTCGGGAACGAACCACAGGAGCCCGAACGGGCGCCGGCCGTCCGTGGTGCGCCGGCGGGCCTTCGGCCGCAGCAGCAGCATCTCGCCGGCCCAGGCGGCGCAGAAGGCCGCCTCGTCGAGCAGGAAAGGCTCGTGCCGCTCGGCCTTGGGGTCGAACACGACGAGGCGCGGCGCCTCCGCCTGCCGGTCGGCGCCGGTGACGACGACCCAGTTGCCGTTCCGGAGGCGGGCGAGCGCCGGGAAGGCGCCGCCGAGATCGGCGAGGCTCGGGAAGGACAGGCGGGTCCGGCCGGCCCGCAGGCCGACCTCCCGCGCCATCCGGGTCAGCCGCGACGGGGAGACCGCCTCGTCCCCCACGGCAAAGGCGTGGGCGAGGCGCTCGGGATCGAGGTCGACGCCGTGGTGGCGCGCGACGGCGACGAGGCAGTGCAGTCCGGTATCCACGGCGGCGCCCGACGACGGAGATCAGGAGAAGTTCGGCGAGGTGTTGCGCCCCGGGCGGGCGCCGGCGAAGGGCACCGCGTCCCGCGGCGCGAGACCCTGCCCGGTGTGTCCCGGGCTGATGACGCCGGATTCGATCAGGCTGTTCTTGACCTGCTGCATCAGGTCGGCGGCGTTGGCAAAGGCGTCGGCCGGCAGGATCAGGCGCTGGCGCACCACCGGCACCGGGTTGCCGTTGGCGTCGCGCTCGGAGGGCGACAGGCTCATCAGGTCGACCCGGACGATCGAGCCGGTCACGGTGATCTCGCTGATGCCGTCGGTGTAGGTTTCCTGGATCATCGCGTTCTCCTCGGGGGACAGTTTTTGGAAGCCGCGCGTCCGGTCAGGCCGCGGCGGACGGATTGAAGACGACGTCGACCCAGTAGTTGGACCGGTTGAAGGACTGGGTCGGGAACAGGCTGGTGCTGCCATAGGCGAAGACGCCGTTGCCGCCCGACGCGTCGCTGGCCGGCGCGGTCAGCGGGCCGCTCGTCACCGCGCTGGCGAAGGCGTTGGCGGTGTTGGAGTAGCGGCCCGCATTGGTGTGGTAGGATGCCGTGTAGGTCGTGCCCGCCGCGAGGGTGACCGGGCTCGAGAAGGTGGCGGTCTGCCAGCCGCTCGCGGTCTCGTTGGTGAAGGTCGCGGTGGCGAGCTTCTGGCCGGTGCTCGACCACAGGGTGCCGGTATGGGTGCCGGTATCCTGCGTGCCCTTGTAGAACTTGATCGCGCTCACCGTCCCGGCGGTCGAGCTCTGGAACTTCACGCCGAGTTCGACCGGGCTGGTGTCGTTGGTGTTGGTCGCGGCCGGCGTCGCCGAGGACGAGAACAGGCTGACGGGGCCGGTGCCGGGGGCCGAGACGGTGAGGGCGACGCTGGCCGACGAGGTGCCGCCGCGCCCGTCCGAGATCGCGTAGGCGAAGTTCGCCGCCCCCGTGAAGCCGGTGGCCGGCGTGAAGGTGACGGTCGCGTCCGTGGTGTTGAGCGCGGCGGTGCCGCCGGTCCCGCTGGTGACGCTCGTCACGGTGAGCGGGTCGCCGTTCGGGTCGGTGTCGTTGGCGAGCAGCGCCGAGGTCGAGAAGGTGATCGGCGTGTTGCGGGTCACCGCCGGGCCGGTGTCGTTCACCGCGGTCGGCGACTGGTTGGCGGCGCTGCTGTTCGGGTTGAACACGACGTCGACCCAGTAATTGGTGTTCTGGAACGATTGGGTCGGGAAGGCGCTGGTGCCGCCGTAGGCGAAGACGCCGTTGCCGGAGGACGACGCCGTGAGCGGGCCGCTCGTCACCGCGCTGGCAAAGCCGTTGGCGGTCGTCGAGTAGCGGCCCGCATCGGTGTGGTAGGACGCCGTGTAGGTCGCGCCCGGGCTCAGCGTCACCGGGCTCGAGAAGGTGGCGGTCTGCCAGCCGCTCGCGGTCTCGTTGGTGAAGGTCGCGGTGGCGAGCTTCTGGCCGGTGCTCGACCACAGGGTGCCGGTATGGGTGCCGGTATCCTGCGTGCCCTTGTAGAACTTGATCGCGCTCACCGTCCCGGCGGTCGAGCTCTGGAACTTCACGCCGAGTTCGACCGGGCTGGTGTCGTTGGTGTTGGTCGCGGCCGGCGTCGCCGAGGACGAGAACAGGCTGACGGGGCCGGTGCCGGGGGCCGAGACGGTGAGGGCGACGCTGGCCGACGAGGTGCCGCCGCGCCCGTCCGAGATCGCGTAGGTGAAGTTCGCCGCCCCCGTGAAGCCGGTAGCCGGCGTGAAGGTGACGGTCGCGTTCGTGGTGTTGAGCGCGGCGGTGCCGCCGGTCCCGCTGGTGACGCTCGTCACGGTGAGCGGGTCGCCGTTCGGGTCGGTGTCGTTGGCGAGCAGCGTCGAGGTCGAGAAGGTGACGGGGGTGTTCTGCGTCACCGCCGGGCCGGTGTCGTTCACCGCGGTCGGCGACTGGTTGGCGACCGTGGCGCCGGGATTGAACACCACGTCGACCCAGTAATTGGTGTTCTGGAACGATTGGGTCGGGAAGGCGCTGGTGCCGCCATAGGCGAAGACGCCGTTGCCGGAGGACGACGCCGTGAGCGGGCCGCTCGTCACCGCGCTGGCAAAGCCGTTGGCGGTCGTCGAGTAGCGGCCCGCATCGGTGTGGTAGGACGCCGTGTAGGTCGCGCCCGGGCTCAGCGTCACCGGGCTCGAGAAGGTGGCGGTCTGCCAGCCGCTCGCGGTCTCGTTGGTGAAGGTCGCGGTGGCGAGCTTCTGGCCGGTGCTCGACCACAGGGTGCCGGTATGGGTGCCGGTATCCTGCGTGCCCTTGTAGAACTTGATCGCGCTCACCGTCCCGGCGGTCGAGCTCTGGAACTTCACGCCGAGTTCGACCGGGCTGGTGTCGTTGGTGTTGGTCGCGGCCGGCGTCGCCGAGGACGAGAACAGGCTGACGGGGCCGGTGCCGGGGGCCGAGACGGTGAGGGCGACGCTGGCCGACGAGGTGCCGCCGCGCCCGTCCGAGATCGCGTAGGTGAAGTTCGCCGCCCCCGTGAAGCCGGTAGCCGGCGTGAAGGTGATGGTCGCGTTCGTGGTGTTGAGCGCGGCGGTGCCGCCGGTCCCGCTGGTGACGCTCGTCACGGTGAGCGGGTCGCCGTTCGGGTCGGTGTCGTTGGCGAGCAGCGCCGAGGTCGAGAAGGTGATCGGCGTGTTGCGGGTCACCGCCAGGCCGGTGTCGTTCACTGCGGTCGGCGACTGGTTGGGGGTCGAGGCGCCGGGATTGAACAGCACGTCGACCCAGAAATTGGTGTTCTGGAAGGTCTGGGTCGGGAAGGCGCTGGTGCTGGCGTAGGTGAAGACACCGTTATTGGTCGAGGCGGTGAGGGACCCGCTGGTGAGCGGCGTGCTAAAGTAGCCGACGCTGCTCGAATAATGGCCGCGGTCGGTATGGTAGGACGCCGTGTAGGTGGTGCCCGGGGTGATGGTCACCGGGGTCGAGAAGGTGGCGGTCTGCCAGCCATCGGTGGTCTCGTTGGTG
The sequence above is drawn from the Methylobacterium terrae genome and encodes:
- a CDS encoding MFS transporter; translated protein: MTSSLAIRETRGVLAALRPLGPFFCLYVTFGATLGFLAGGAPLILRARGLDLAEVGLLQLINLPVGLTFLWAALLDRVRLPFLGRRLGWIVAAQGSTVALLAVLSLGEHWPLAALLALAVAICACAATMDIALEALVVETVPPERRAFVASAKLCGASLGGILGVGVLVGSYDALGWKAAVLACAALDALCLVPILAYPEARRQGLGGVPERWSGSLARLRVLAGRIAALGAYFAAAYLIAGPNTLALLDLGVPLARVGALTGTVLPGVNLVMALVAGGLAARFGTVRLVAFGGLGVLAAGGLMAAASALRSQELAVTATVLNFVFGGFLGVPVFNMIYRWAQGPRPATDYALLFGAAFFAAMPLRVAAPALAGWAGWPVYFAATMPLYAAALAWLVLTIARTLRADRADAR
- a CDS encoding HlyD family type I secretion periplasmic adaptor subunit, with the translated sequence MSAPQTHGGSGDETARPALASVPDSEPAPAKAPPRGEVVILPSRRRPAVVSDFQPDALAVEERAPPRVARATLYAVAALLATGVTWACLSEIDEIASARGRLVTTVPHIVVQPLETAAIRSIAVAVGQPVKAGETLAVLDPTFSEADVQQLTARLAAAEALVARLEAEFDEREVAFDMARPEQALESRLARQRRALRESRLRGLDEELARARTSLDRNRREETVLLARLEGLREIEGMRTTLLEQQIGSKLNLLQTRDARLDVEASLVRTRGAQGEARHDLAKATAQRQAFLDETGRTVLEALAEAREKRTMATEELRKAALRRQLVTLTAPADGIVLDIAQRGAGSVAKQAEPLFTLVPAGSPLEAEVMIHPRDIGHVASGQTARVKLDAFPFQKHGTLSGHVRTVSRDAFPSDAEGRGNPGPGQPPALFYRARISLDDTALRALPQGAGLIPGMAVQGEVRVGQKRVIAYFLYPLMQVADEGIREP
- a CDS encoding DUF4082 domain-containing protein, with the translated sequence MLYSDETTVDPVFNPVQTGGNASSSVPGVVEPATASTATTEDAGSGSKVAALTASAPVGSSGTPDAANPALLVRDLTVTTGAAAGAPNVAFCCGTCGYVNCPSRILELPTGSILSSNGQLPGYGSGAPAGAATTLPGGAETAATGPSKSQISRLSGPITSAVAAAKPTGTTGNSLTASGSATATASNKIVLENQKIGNPVSEWGIDGSGDDNIEGFATDISTNVGNTVNFKINTDSANYRIDIYRLGYYGGLGARKVQTIQHTGVQNQPNPLRDATTGLVDAGNWSISASWTVPTDAVSGVYIAKLTRQDGVAGENEIPFIVRDDSSRSDIIFQTADQTWQAYNPWGGANFYGGNGPATGQGQGRAYAVSYNRPITTRGGTLAAGPQDYIYGAEFPAIMWLEQNGYDVSYMSGVDADRYGSLLLNHKMYLDVGHDEYWSGRQRDNVEAARDAGVNLSFWSGNEVYWRTRFSNSISSDATPYRTLVSYKETWGANQNLDPTNQWTGTFRDPRGPAGTVGNNDPENALTGTMFQVDSYVLDTIQVPYDDANLRFWRNTSIAGLQPGQTASLNQNYLGYEWDEAPDNASAPAGLVRLSSTTLDQTTYLQDYGNTTGKGTATHSLTLYRAPSGALVFGAGTVYWSWGLSANHDNEATPTDPRIQQAMVNLLADMGIQPGTLDPNLTAATASTDHTAPTSTITTPTAGTTVSAFQTVTITGTASDVGGVIAGVEVSTDNGVTWRAAKGDENWSYTFAPQVNGTYVIRSRATDDSVNMESPSAGRTLTVTAPTAQTLFPGSAKPQVVNTVDTDPVELGVQFQSSTAGTISGIRFYKGSQDMGTHTGTLWSSTGQKLATTTFTNETTDGWQTATFSTPVTITPGTTYTASYHTDRGHYSSSVGYFSTPLTSGSLTASTNNGVFTYASTSAFPTQTFQNTNFWVDVLFNPGASTPNQSPTAVNDTGLAVTRNTPITFSTSALLANDTDPNGDPLTVTSVTSGTGGTAALNTTNATITFTPATGFTGAANFTYAISDGRGGTSSASVALTVSAPGTGPVSLFSSSATPAATNTNDTSPVELGVKFQSSTAGTVSAIKFYKGTQDTGTHTGTLWSSTGQKLATATFTNETASGWQTATFSSPVTLSPGATYTASYHTDAGRYSTTANGFASAVTSGPLTASSSGNGVFAYGGTSAFPTQSFQNTNYWVDVVFNPGATVANQSPTAVNDTGPAVTQNTPVTFSTSTLLANDTDPNGDPLTVTSVTSGTGGTAALNTTNATVTFTPATGFTGAANFTYAISDGRGGTSSASVALTVSAPGTGPVSLFSSSATPAATNTNDTSPVELGVKFQSSTAGTVSAIKFYKGTQDTGTHTGTLWSSTGQKLATATFTNETASGWQTATFSSPVTLSPGATYTASYHTDAGRYSTTANGFASAVTSGPLTASSSGNGVFAYGGTSAFPTQSFQNTNYWVDVVFNPNSSAANQSPTAVNDTGPAVTRNTPITFSTSALLANDTDPNGDPLTVTSVTSGTGGTAALNTTDATVTFTPATGFTGAANFAYAISDGRGGTSSASVALTVSAPGTGPVSLFSSSATPAATNTNDTSPVELGVKFQSSTAGTVSAIKFYKGTQDTGTHTGTLWSSTGQKLATATFTNETASGWQTATFSSPVTLAAGTTYTASYHTNAGRYSNTANAFASAVTSGPLTAPASDASGGNGVFAYGSTSLFPTQSFNRSNYWVDVVFNPSAAA
- a CDS encoding peptidase domain-containing ABC transporter, producing the protein MDTGLHCLVAVARHHGVDLDPERLAHAFAVGDEAVSPSRLTRMAREVGLRAGRTRLSFPSLADLGGAFPALARLRNGNWVVVTGADRQAEAPRLVVFDPKAERHEPFLLDEAAFCAAWAGEMLLLRPKARRRTTDGRRPFGLLWFVPEILRQRRLFSDVIVAALALYAVGLAVPLFSQLVIDRVLTHESYATLTVLAGGVVLALVFEACFTFLRRYLLLYASNRIDIRVAVKTFAHLLGLPLAHFEQVPAGILVKHMQQASRVREFLTGRLLTTALDACSLLVFIPVLLLYSPKLTLVVLAFTGLVALTILALIGPFRRRLQALYDAEGERQALLVESVQGMRTIKSLAMEPLQGRQWEDSSAQAVQMRYGVERISAIAQAVTGLLEKLTSVAIIGLGALDVFDRSMTVGALVAFNMLAGRVSGPLVQMLTMAHEYQEVALSVRMLGEVMNRAPEAEGPSRGLCPPVRGEITFEDVRFAYGPDRPPALDSVSFTLEAGSIVGVVGRSGSGKTTITRLIQRLYPVQQGLVRLDGHDIREIDLAHLRRQVGVVLQDSFLFRGTVRENIAAAKPSASFEEIAEAARAAGADEFIERLPRGFETMLEENASNLSGGQRQRLAIARALVTDPRLLILDEATSALDPDSEAIIRRNLRRIARGRTVLIVSHRLATLVDANAILVIDGGRLVATGRHDQLLTSCTTYRHLWNQQTRQAA